The Acinetobacter defluvii genome includes a region encoding these proteins:
- a CDS encoding DUF4365 domain-containing protein produces MRDLGQLGELAFQSWCAQVGLIANGSRIDKTGWDFFVEFPISQALTPNQLHKSAINCKIQVKATDKREGKWQVTLSNLRQMATSQMPSFYVFLEFDSNSDAQRAYIVHIDNDLVYKILKKIHQVEQSDKENNLNSRKMTLHYDESHELKFLNGISLKENLLAYIGTDYSKYINEKSQFLETCGFEDGYGTVQFSLNGEESIKKIIDVSLGLEEELDIENLVSIEQRFGIPSKKPEFQLQTAKLKIGMTASKKGKIRFKEDKLSSGLMFDINFYNSPFSFNDYRKYAKFRVTGDFFDMTFEPYQNKANYSFSLGDDLRLEVKKLKDAITLINLMSRDEQSAIIELELESLENILSFNLTSKFVERDLEIFNQLLDKVLQIFQYLKIYDEICISLKELYFFNEKIEQFHTIITKASECNVRVEFGLNGENRLKQDQMVHISVSACRLGSHVIGIIFSVFGKPIEISENRYRLDSSDIKIERIFTFTAKDKSINESIQEGIDKIILMYDEKYDVVFNWGDNAKN; encoded by the coding sequence ATGCGGGATTTAGGTCAATTAGGTGAGTTAGCCTTTCAGTCATGGTGTGCCCAAGTAGGCTTGATTGCGAATGGGTCGAGAATTGATAAAACAGGATGGGATTTTTTTGTAGAGTTTCCAATTTCTCAGGCTTTAACACCTAACCAACTCCATAAATCAGCTATCAATTGTAAAATACAAGTTAAAGCAACTGATAAAAGAGAAGGGAAGTGGCAAGTTACACTTTCGAATCTTAGACAAATGGCAACCTCTCAAATGCCATCTTTTTATGTTTTTTTGGAATTTGATAGTAATAGTGATGCCCAGAGAGCTTATATTGTTCATATAGATAATGATTTAGTTTATAAAATTCTTAAAAAAATTCACCAAGTTGAGCAAAGTGATAAAGAAAACAATTTAAACAGCAGAAAGATGACTTTACATTATGATGAAAGTCATGAGTTAAAGTTTTTAAATGGGATAAGTTTAAAAGAAAATCTATTAGCCTATATTGGTACAGACTACTCAAAATATATAAATGAAAAATCCCAATTTTTAGAGACTTGTGGTTTTGAAGATGGGTATGGAACTGTACAATTTTCACTTAATGGTGAAGAGTCAATTAAGAAGATTATTGATGTTTCATTAGGTTTAGAAGAAGAATTAGATATTGAAAATTTAGTGAGTATTGAGCAAAGATTCGGAATTCCTTCAAAAAAACCTGAATTTCAGTTGCAGACTGCTAAGTTGAAAATAGGAATGACAGCTTCTAAAAAAGGAAAAATACGCTTCAAAGAAGACAAATTATCAAGTGGCTTGATGTTTGATATTAATTTTTATAATTCACCTTTTAGTTTTAATGATTATAGAAAATATGCAAAATTTAGAGTTACTGGGGATTTTTTTGATATGACTTTTGAGCCTTATCAAAATAAAGCAAACTATAGTTTTTCTTTAGGTGATGACCTTAGATTAGAAGTAAAGAAACTAAAAGATGCGATTACTCTAATTAACTTAATGAGTAGAGATGAACAGTCTGCAATTATAGAGCTAGAATTAGAGAGTTTAGAAAATATATTATCTTTCAATTTGACAAGTAAGTTTGTGGAAAGGGATTTAGAAATATTCAATCAATTATTGGATAAAGTATTGCAAATTTTTCAATACTTAAAAATTTATGATGAAATTTGTATTTCATTAAAAGAATTATATTTCTTCAATGAAAAAATAGAACAATTTCATACGATAATTACAAAAGCAAGTGAATGCAATGTCAGAGTAGAGTTCGGATTGAATGGTGAAAACCGTTTAAAACAAGATCAAATGGTTCATATTTCTGTTTCCGCTTGTCGCTTAGGTAGTCATGTTATTGGCATAATTTTTTCAGTATTTGGTAAGCCTATAGAAATTTCTGAAAATAGATATAGATTGGACAGTTCAGATATTAAAATAGAAAGAATTTTCACCTTTACAGCAAAAGACAAATCAATAAATGAGAGTATTCAAGAAGGGATAGATAAAATAATTTTAATGTATGATGAAAAATATGATGTTGTTTTTAATTGGGGGGATAATGCCAAAAATTGA
- a CDS encoding antitoxin, whose amino-acid sequence MLTIKPYMIGEDQYIDLPEEFNFKGSEVEIFRNGDEVILREKPITAEQANIGIVQIPTDLSAEVKEDKSPK is encoded by the coding sequence ATGCTAACAATCAAACCTTACATGATTGGAGAAGATCAATATATTGATCTTCCTGAAGAATTTAACTTTAAAGGTTCAGAGGTCGAAATTTTTCGTAATGGCGATGAAGTCATTCTGCGAGAGAAACCAATTACAGCAGAACAAGCTAATATTGGAATAGTACAAATACCTACTGATTTATCAGCAGAAGTAAAGGAAGATAAATCACCAAAATAA